Proteins from a genomic interval of Callospermophilus lateralis isolate mCalLat2 chromosome 1, mCalLat2.hap1, whole genome shotgun sequence:
- the Fsd1 gene encoding fibronectin type III and SPRY domain-containing protein 1 isoform X3 produces MEDQRANSAKVQEDLEAEFQSLLSVLEELKEGMLMKIKQDRASRTYELQNQLAACMRALESSEELLETANQTLQATDSDDFPQAAKQIKDGVTMAPAFRLSLKAKVSDNMSHLMVDFAQERQMLQALKFLPVPSAPVIDLAESLVADNCVTLVWRMPDEDSKIDHYVLEYRRTNFEGPPRLKEDQPWMVIEGIRHTEYTLTGLKFDMKYMNFRVKACNKAVAGEFSEPVTLETPAFMFRLDASTSHQNLRVEDLAVEWDAMGGKVQDIKAREKEGKGRTASPVHSPARGVPSPKRMSSGRGGRDRFTAESYTVLGDTLIDGGEQYWEVRYEPDSKAFGLGVAYRSLGRFEQLGKTAASWCLHVNNWLQVSFTAKHANKVKVLDAPVPDCLGVHCDFHQGLLSFYNARTKQLLHTFKAKFTQPLLPAFTVWCGSFQVTTGLQVPSSVRCLQKRGSATSSSNTSLT; encoded by the exons ATGGAAGACCAGAGG GCGAACTCGGCCAAGGTGCAGGAGGACCTTGAGGCGGAGTTCCAGTCCCTCCTCTCTGTGCTGGAGGAGCTCAAGGAGGGCATGCTCATGAAGATAAAGCAGGACCGGGCCAGCCGAACCTACGAGCTGCAG AACCAGCTGGCCGCCTGCATGCGGGCCCTGGAGAGCTCGGAGGAACTTCTGGAGACTGCCAACCAGACCCTGCAGGCCACAGACAGTGACGACTTTCCTCAG GCTGCCAAACAAATCAAAGATGG TGTGACTATGGCCCCTGCCTTCCGGTTGTCACTGAAAGCCAAGGTCAGTGACAACATGAGTCACCTCATGGTGGACTTTGCACAGGAGCGGCAGATGCTACAGGCCCTCAAGTTCCTGCCTG TGCCCAGCGCTCCTGTGATCGACTTGGCCGAGTCCCTGGTGGCAGATAACTGTGTGACCCTGGTGTGGCGCATGCCAGATGAGGACAGCAAGATTGACCACTATGTGCTGGAGTACCGAAGGACGAACTTCGAGGGCCCGCCGCGCCTCAAGGAGGACCAGCCTTGGATGGTGATTGAGGGCATCCGGCACACAGAGTACACCTTGACAG GCCTCAAGTTTGACATGAAATACATGAACTTCCGTGTGAAAGCCTGCAATAAGGCAGTTGCAGGAGAATTTTCTGAGCCGGTGACCCTGGAGACACCAG CCTTCATGTTCCGCCTGGATGCGTCCACATCCCACCAGAACCTGCGGGTGGAGGACCTGGCCGTGGAGTGGGACGCCATGGGCGGGAAGGTGCAGGACATCAAAGCGCGCGAGAAGGAGGGCAAGGGCCGGACGGCGTCTCCTGTCCACTCGCCCGCCAG AGGTGTTCCCTCTCCCAAAAGGATGTCCTCAGGGCGCGGTGGGAGGGATCGCTTCACCGCTGAATCCTACACGGTGCTGG GCGACACACTGATCGATGGCGGGGAGCAGTACTGGGAAGTGCGCTACGAACCGGACAGCAAGGCCTTTGGCCTTGGGGTGGCCTACCGCAGCCTGGGCCGCTTTGAGCAGCTAGGCAAGACGGCTGCGTCCTGGTGCCTGCACGTCAACAACTGGCTGCAGGTCAGCTTCACGGCCAAGCACGCCAACAAGGTCAAGGTGCTGGACGCCCCCGTGCCCGACTGCCTGGGCGTGCACTGTGACTTTCACCAAG GCCTCCTGTCCTTCTACAATGCCCGCACCAAGCAACTGCTGCACACCTTCAAGGCCAAGTTCACACAGCCGCTGCTGCCTGCTTTCACA GTGTGGTGTGGCAGCTTCCAGGTGACGACAGGCCTCCAGGTCCCCAGTTCCGTGCGCTGCCTGCAGAAGCGGGGCAGTGCCACCAGCAGCTCCAACACCAGCCTCACCTAG
- the Fsd1 gene encoding fibronectin type III and SPRY domain-containing protein 1 isoform X2 codes for MEDQREALRKIITTLAVKNEEIQSFIYSLKQMLLNVEANSAKVQEDLEAEFQSLLSVLEELKEGMLMKIKQDRASRTYELQNQLAACMRALESSEELLETANQTLQATDSDDFPQVGVSDVTMAPAFRLSLKAKVSDNMSHLMVDFAQERQMLQALKFLPVPSAPVIDLAESLVADNCVTLVWRMPDEDSKIDHYVLEYRRTNFEGPPRLKEDQPWMVIEGIRHTEYTLTGLKFDMKYMNFRVKACNKAVAGEFSEPVTLETPAFMFRLDASTSHQNLRVEDLAVEWDAMGGKVQDIKAREKEGKGRTASPVHSPARGVPSPKRMSSGRGGRDRFTAESYTVLGDTLIDGGEQYWEVRYEPDSKAFGLGVAYRSLGRFEQLGKTAASWCLHVNNWLQVSFTAKHANKVKVLDAPVPDCLGVHCDFHQGLLSFYNARTKQLLHTFKAKFTQPLLPAFTVWCGSFQVTTGLQVPSSVRCLQKRGSATSSSNTSLT; via the exons ATGGAAGACCAGAGG GAAGCGCTGCGGAAGATCATCACAACTCTGGCTGTGAAGAATGAGGAGATCCAGAGCTTCATCTACTCCCTCAAGCAAATGCTGCTCAATGTGGAG GCGAACTCGGCCAAGGTGCAGGAGGACCTTGAGGCGGAGTTCCAGTCCCTCCTCTCTGTGCTGGAGGAGCTCAAGGAGGGCATGCTCATGAAGATAAAGCAGGACCGGGCCAGCCGAACCTACGAGCTGCAG AACCAGCTGGCCGCCTGCATGCGGGCCCTGGAGAGCTCGGAGGAACTTCTGGAGACTGCCAACCAGACCCTGCAGGCCACAGACAGTGACGACTTTCCTCAGGTGG GAGTGAGTGA TGTGACTATGGCCCCTGCCTTCCGGTTGTCACTGAAAGCCAAGGTCAGTGACAACATGAGTCACCTCATGGTGGACTTTGCACAGGAGCGGCAGATGCTACAGGCCCTCAAGTTCCTGCCTG TGCCCAGCGCTCCTGTGATCGACTTGGCCGAGTCCCTGGTGGCAGATAACTGTGTGACCCTGGTGTGGCGCATGCCAGATGAGGACAGCAAGATTGACCACTATGTGCTGGAGTACCGAAGGACGAACTTCGAGGGCCCGCCGCGCCTCAAGGAGGACCAGCCTTGGATGGTGATTGAGGGCATCCGGCACACAGAGTACACCTTGACAG GCCTCAAGTTTGACATGAAATACATGAACTTCCGTGTGAAAGCCTGCAATAAGGCAGTTGCAGGAGAATTTTCTGAGCCGGTGACCCTGGAGACACCAG CCTTCATGTTCCGCCTGGATGCGTCCACATCCCACCAGAACCTGCGGGTGGAGGACCTGGCCGTGGAGTGGGACGCCATGGGCGGGAAGGTGCAGGACATCAAAGCGCGCGAGAAGGAGGGCAAGGGCCGGACGGCGTCTCCTGTCCACTCGCCCGCCAG AGGTGTTCCCTCTCCCAAAAGGATGTCCTCAGGGCGCGGTGGGAGGGATCGCTTCACCGCTGAATCCTACACGGTGCTGG GCGACACACTGATCGATGGCGGGGAGCAGTACTGGGAAGTGCGCTACGAACCGGACAGCAAGGCCTTTGGCCTTGGGGTGGCCTACCGCAGCCTGGGCCGCTTTGAGCAGCTAGGCAAGACGGCTGCGTCCTGGTGCCTGCACGTCAACAACTGGCTGCAGGTCAGCTTCACGGCCAAGCACGCCAACAAGGTCAAGGTGCTGGACGCCCCCGTGCCCGACTGCCTGGGCGTGCACTGTGACTTTCACCAAG GCCTCCTGTCCTTCTACAATGCCCGCACCAAGCAACTGCTGCACACCTTCAAGGCCAAGTTCACACAGCCGCTGCTGCCTGCTTTCACA GTGTGGTGTGGCAGCTTCCAGGTGACGACAGGCCTCCAGGTCCCCAGTTCCGTGCGCTGCCTGCAGAAGCGGGGCAGTGCCACCAGCAGCTCCAACACCAGCCTCACCTAG
- the Fsd1 gene encoding fibronectin type III and SPRY domain-containing protein 1 isoform X5 yields the protein MEDQREALRKIITTLAVKNEEIQSFIYSLKQMLLNVEANSAKVQEDLEAEFQSLLSVLEELKEGMLMKIKQDRASRTYELQNQLAACMRALESSEELLETANQTLQATDSDDFPQAAKQIKDGVTMAPAFRLSLKAKVSDNMSHLMVDFAQERQMLQALKFLPVPSAPVIDLAESLVADNCVTLVWRMPDEDSKIDHYVLEYRRTNFEGPPRLKEDQPWMVIEGIRHTEYTLTGLKFDMKYMNFRVKACNKAVAGEFSEPVTLETPAFMFRLDASTSHQNLRVEDLAVEWDAMGGKVQDIKAREKEGKGRTASPVHSPARGVPSPKRMSSGRGGRDRFTAESYTVLGDTLIDGGEQYWEVRYEPDSKAFGLGVAYRSLGRFEQLGKTAASWCLHVNNWLQASCPSTMPAPSNCCTPSRPSSHSRCCLLSQCGVAASR from the exons ATGGAAGACCAGAGG GAAGCGCTGCGGAAGATCATCACAACTCTGGCTGTGAAGAATGAGGAGATCCAGAGCTTCATCTACTCCCTCAAGCAAATGCTGCTCAATGTGGAG GCGAACTCGGCCAAGGTGCAGGAGGACCTTGAGGCGGAGTTCCAGTCCCTCCTCTCTGTGCTGGAGGAGCTCAAGGAGGGCATGCTCATGAAGATAAAGCAGGACCGGGCCAGCCGAACCTACGAGCTGCAG AACCAGCTGGCCGCCTGCATGCGGGCCCTGGAGAGCTCGGAGGAACTTCTGGAGACTGCCAACCAGACCCTGCAGGCCACAGACAGTGACGACTTTCCTCAG GCTGCCAAACAAATCAAAGATGG TGTGACTATGGCCCCTGCCTTCCGGTTGTCACTGAAAGCCAAGGTCAGTGACAACATGAGTCACCTCATGGTGGACTTTGCACAGGAGCGGCAGATGCTACAGGCCCTCAAGTTCCTGCCTG TGCCCAGCGCTCCTGTGATCGACTTGGCCGAGTCCCTGGTGGCAGATAACTGTGTGACCCTGGTGTGGCGCATGCCAGATGAGGACAGCAAGATTGACCACTATGTGCTGGAGTACCGAAGGACGAACTTCGAGGGCCCGCCGCGCCTCAAGGAGGACCAGCCTTGGATGGTGATTGAGGGCATCCGGCACACAGAGTACACCTTGACAG GCCTCAAGTTTGACATGAAATACATGAACTTCCGTGTGAAAGCCTGCAATAAGGCAGTTGCAGGAGAATTTTCTGAGCCGGTGACCCTGGAGACACCAG CCTTCATGTTCCGCCTGGATGCGTCCACATCCCACCAGAACCTGCGGGTGGAGGACCTGGCCGTGGAGTGGGACGCCATGGGCGGGAAGGTGCAGGACATCAAAGCGCGCGAGAAGGAGGGCAAGGGCCGGACGGCGTCTCCTGTCCACTCGCCCGCCAG AGGTGTTCCCTCTCCCAAAAGGATGTCCTCAGGGCGCGGTGGGAGGGATCGCTTCACCGCTGAATCCTACACGGTGCTGG GCGACACACTGATCGATGGCGGGGAGCAGTACTGGGAAGTGCGCTACGAACCGGACAGCAAGGCCTTTGGCCTTGGGGTGGCCTACCGCAGCCTGGGCCGCTTTGAGCAGCTAGGCAAGACGGCTGCGTCCTGGTGCCTGCACGTCAACAACTGGCTGCAG GCCTCCTGTCCTTCTACAATGCCCGCACCAAGCAACTGCTGCACACCTTCAAGGCCAAGTTCACACAGCCGCTGCTGCCTGCTTTCACA GTGTGGTGTGGCAGCTTCCAGGTGA
- the Fsd1 gene encoding fibronectin type III and SPRY domain-containing protein 1 isoform X1: MEDQREALRKIITTLAVKNEEIQSFIYSLKQMLLNVEANSAKVQEDLEAEFQSLLSVLEELKEGMLMKIKQDRASRTYELQNQLAACMRALESSEELLETANQTLQATDSDDFPQAAKQIKDGVTMAPAFRLSLKAKVSDNMSHLMVDFAQERQMLQALKFLPVPSAPVIDLAESLVADNCVTLVWRMPDEDSKIDHYVLEYRRTNFEGPPRLKEDQPWMVIEGIRHTEYTLTGLKFDMKYMNFRVKACNKAVAGEFSEPVTLETPAFMFRLDASTSHQNLRVEDLAVEWDAMGGKVQDIKAREKEGKGRTASPVHSPARGVPSPKRMSSGRGGRDRFTAESYTVLGDTLIDGGEQYWEVRYEPDSKAFGLGVAYRSLGRFEQLGKTAASWCLHVNNWLQVSFTAKHANKVKVLDAPVPDCLGVHCDFHQGLLSFYNARTKQLLHTFKAKFTQPLLPAFTVWCGSFQVTTGLQVPSSVRCLQKRGSATSSSNTSLT; the protein is encoded by the exons ATGGAAGACCAGAGG GAAGCGCTGCGGAAGATCATCACAACTCTGGCTGTGAAGAATGAGGAGATCCAGAGCTTCATCTACTCCCTCAAGCAAATGCTGCTCAATGTGGAG GCGAACTCGGCCAAGGTGCAGGAGGACCTTGAGGCGGAGTTCCAGTCCCTCCTCTCTGTGCTGGAGGAGCTCAAGGAGGGCATGCTCATGAAGATAAAGCAGGACCGGGCCAGCCGAACCTACGAGCTGCAG AACCAGCTGGCCGCCTGCATGCGGGCCCTGGAGAGCTCGGAGGAACTTCTGGAGACTGCCAACCAGACCCTGCAGGCCACAGACAGTGACGACTTTCCTCAG GCTGCCAAACAAATCAAAGATGG TGTGACTATGGCCCCTGCCTTCCGGTTGTCACTGAAAGCCAAGGTCAGTGACAACATGAGTCACCTCATGGTGGACTTTGCACAGGAGCGGCAGATGCTACAGGCCCTCAAGTTCCTGCCTG TGCCCAGCGCTCCTGTGATCGACTTGGCCGAGTCCCTGGTGGCAGATAACTGTGTGACCCTGGTGTGGCGCATGCCAGATGAGGACAGCAAGATTGACCACTATGTGCTGGAGTACCGAAGGACGAACTTCGAGGGCCCGCCGCGCCTCAAGGAGGACCAGCCTTGGATGGTGATTGAGGGCATCCGGCACACAGAGTACACCTTGACAG GCCTCAAGTTTGACATGAAATACATGAACTTCCGTGTGAAAGCCTGCAATAAGGCAGTTGCAGGAGAATTTTCTGAGCCGGTGACCCTGGAGACACCAG CCTTCATGTTCCGCCTGGATGCGTCCACATCCCACCAGAACCTGCGGGTGGAGGACCTGGCCGTGGAGTGGGACGCCATGGGCGGGAAGGTGCAGGACATCAAAGCGCGCGAGAAGGAGGGCAAGGGCCGGACGGCGTCTCCTGTCCACTCGCCCGCCAG AGGTGTTCCCTCTCCCAAAAGGATGTCCTCAGGGCGCGGTGGGAGGGATCGCTTCACCGCTGAATCCTACACGGTGCTGG GCGACACACTGATCGATGGCGGGGAGCAGTACTGGGAAGTGCGCTACGAACCGGACAGCAAGGCCTTTGGCCTTGGGGTGGCCTACCGCAGCCTGGGCCGCTTTGAGCAGCTAGGCAAGACGGCTGCGTCCTGGTGCCTGCACGTCAACAACTGGCTGCAGGTCAGCTTCACGGCCAAGCACGCCAACAAGGTCAAGGTGCTGGACGCCCCCGTGCCCGACTGCCTGGGCGTGCACTGTGACTTTCACCAAG GCCTCCTGTCCTTCTACAATGCCCGCACCAAGCAACTGCTGCACACCTTCAAGGCCAAGTTCACACAGCCGCTGCTGCCTGCTTTCACA GTGTGGTGTGGCAGCTTCCAGGTGACGACAGGCCTCCAGGTCCCCAGTTCCGTGCGCTGCCTGCAGAAGCGGGGCAGTGCCACCAGCAGCTCCAACACCAGCCTCACCTAG
- the Fsd1 gene encoding fibronectin type III and SPRY domain-containing protein 1 isoform X4 produces MEDQREALRKIITTLAVKNEEIQSFIYSLKQMLLNVEANSAKVQEDLEAEFQSLLSVLEELKEGMLMKIKQDRASRTYELQNQLAACMRALESSEELLETANQTLQATDSDDFPQAAKQIKDGVTMAPAFRLSLKAKVSDNMSHLMVDFAQERQMLQALKFLPVPSAPVIDLAESLVADNCVTLVWRMPDEDSKIDHYVLEYRRTNFEGPPRLKEDQPWMVIEGIRHTEYTLTAFMFRLDASTSHQNLRVEDLAVEWDAMGGKVQDIKAREKEGKGRTASPVHSPARGVPSPKRMSSGRGGRDRFTAESYTVLGDTLIDGGEQYWEVRYEPDSKAFGLGVAYRSLGRFEQLGKTAASWCLHVNNWLQVSFTAKHANKVKVLDAPVPDCLGVHCDFHQGLLSFYNARTKQLLHTFKAKFTQPLLPAFTVWCGSFQVTTGLQVPSSVRCLQKRGSATSSSNTSLT; encoded by the exons ATGGAAGACCAGAGG GAAGCGCTGCGGAAGATCATCACAACTCTGGCTGTGAAGAATGAGGAGATCCAGAGCTTCATCTACTCCCTCAAGCAAATGCTGCTCAATGTGGAG GCGAACTCGGCCAAGGTGCAGGAGGACCTTGAGGCGGAGTTCCAGTCCCTCCTCTCTGTGCTGGAGGAGCTCAAGGAGGGCATGCTCATGAAGATAAAGCAGGACCGGGCCAGCCGAACCTACGAGCTGCAG AACCAGCTGGCCGCCTGCATGCGGGCCCTGGAGAGCTCGGAGGAACTTCTGGAGACTGCCAACCAGACCCTGCAGGCCACAGACAGTGACGACTTTCCTCAG GCTGCCAAACAAATCAAAGATGG TGTGACTATGGCCCCTGCCTTCCGGTTGTCACTGAAAGCCAAGGTCAGTGACAACATGAGTCACCTCATGGTGGACTTTGCACAGGAGCGGCAGATGCTACAGGCCCTCAAGTTCCTGCCTG TGCCCAGCGCTCCTGTGATCGACTTGGCCGAGTCCCTGGTGGCAGATAACTGTGTGACCCTGGTGTGGCGCATGCCAGATGAGGACAGCAAGATTGACCACTATGTGCTGGAGTACCGAAGGACGAACTTCGAGGGCCCGCCGCGCCTCAAGGAGGACCAGCCTTGGATGGTGATTGAGGGCATCCGGCACACAGAGTACACCTTGACAG CCTTCATGTTCCGCCTGGATGCGTCCACATCCCACCAGAACCTGCGGGTGGAGGACCTGGCCGTGGAGTGGGACGCCATGGGCGGGAAGGTGCAGGACATCAAAGCGCGCGAGAAGGAGGGCAAGGGCCGGACGGCGTCTCCTGTCCACTCGCCCGCCAG AGGTGTTCCCTCTCCCAAAAGGATGTCCTCAGGGCGCGGTGGGAGGGATCGCTTCACCGCTGAATCCTACACGGTGCTGG GCGACACACTGATCGATGGCGGGGAGCAGTACTGGGAAGTGCGCTACGAACCGGACAGCAAGGCCTTTGGCCTTGGGGTGGCCTACCGCAGCCTGGGCCGCTTTGAGCAGCTAGGCAAGACGGCTGCGTCCTGGTGCCTGCACGTCAACAACTGGCTGCAGGTCAGCTTCACGGCCAAGCACGCCAACAAGGTCAAGGTGCTGGACGCCCCCGTGCCCGACTGCCTGGGCGTGCACTGTGACTTTCACCAAG GCCTCCTGTCCTTCTACAATGCCCGCACCAAGCAACTGCTGCACACCTTCAAGGCCAAGTTCACACAGCCGCTGCTGCCTGCTTTCACA GTGTGGTGTGGCAGCTTCCAGGTGACGACAGGCCTCCAGGTCCCCAGTTCCGTGCGCTGCCTGCAGAAGCGGGGCAGTGCCACCAGCAGCTCCAACACCAGCCTCACCTAG